AAACTACAAATTTGCAACTACCCGTTGTCCTTAGAAGTCATGCAACTCCCCTGCAGCGTGATGAACAAACATAAATGCAATTCCCCTAAAAATCTGCTGCTGTAGTTTCAATCCAATTCCTTTTAAAACCTCTTCTCATTATTGCAACACCAAATCACAAAGGGAATTTCATTCACACCACATCAAAGTTCCTTAAATCCACCACGAGCATACCTAACAGATTTTCATGCAACTCCATatgaattaacaaaaaaaaaaaaaaaccatacatcctaaaaaattaacataattcATACAATAACTCCACATCAATCCCCCTGAAAAAAATAACCATACatccaaaaaaattaacaaaaatatacAATAACTCCACATCaatcctacaaaaaaaaaaaaaaaaaccatacattcaaaaaaattaacaaaaatatacAATAACTCCACATCaatcctacaaaaaaaaaataaccatacatccaaaaaaattaacaaaaatatacaaaattaacAAAAACCCAGCATACATCcactaaaattctaaaaaaagttACATCCATATCCACATCAATccccctaaaaaaaataaacatacacCCACAAAAATTCATAAAACATCCCCTAATTCCACAAAGCCACCGAAAATCATTACAATACTTGTGATCCATCCATCCCATATTGCAATGGCTGTAATCCATCCATCCCATAGTTCAAAGGGGGTTGTGATTCATCCAACCCAAGAGGGGGTTCTGATTCATCCAACCCAAGGTGCATTTGTAAATAGAAAAAGTCGATTAAAAacgtcatattttatttttagaaaaataaaaggatttaCTTAGATTGGAATCcacttacactttcttgactctGAAGCACTGGAGGTCGAACCTAGGTTCCACTAAAGTCCAAAGCTGTGCTTTCTGGAACGACCTGGtgagaaagaaaattttcaatagCCAACCATATCATTTACATAATTCATTAGAATGAGGTAAATTAGATATTTACCTCCACTAATCCAGCTCCAACAATATCTATCTCTGAATGGCCAAATAAAGACCTCTGTGTGTTCAAGATGGGTGTATCTCCTCCATCTCGCTAATAATCAAATAACAAGTTATATATCTTATCGAATgaggtaaaataaaaaaataacattgaaaaaaataaacgcACCTCTTTGCGTTTCCCCTTTCCTGGTGTTTTCCTCGCTTTCGCTTTGGACTTTTGCATATCTTTCTCCATCTGGGATGCTCTTCTCAAAGATGGGGGTCTGCCTTTTCCACGCACAACATTTGGACTGCGTACTTACTCAGAACCACCGACAGTAATTGCGTCCCCAGTCGTACAATGCATATTGGAACCAGTTTGAGTCATCGATGGGGGTTCTTGGTTGGTACCATAGAAATCAATCATGCCATATAACTTAGCTTTCGCATCCTGAGTATGTTCTTTCGAGCCCGCTGCAAGAGTAATCATCTGATAACAGATATTCAACAACTCAGAATATCTATTAGAATCTGCCTGTTTTTCCCCTCCATCATAACTACTGTGGATCAACGTGTATCGCCTTTTGATATCCTTCCTCCAGCGATCTAAAATATAGCTATCTGGCAATGTTGTAATCTCGTTACATCTGAACAAGGCCAAGATATGCCTACACAATATCCCCCTCATCTGGAATAATCCACAAGAACACTTTGCCTTCGAATCTTCTTCACTAAAGTCCACAAAATATGTAACCAGTTTAGCATATTCTGCCACATGAACTTTATCTTTTACCATATAAGTCAGGACTGCACCATCACTTGTATGTAACTTTGGATTCATATTGATCATGCCAGTAACTTGCTGTTGTACTTCCTTGAATTTAGAATTCATATACAAATCTTGAAACCTCTTCTCAATTGGAGATCTCGATATGCAGGGGGTTGTGACACTAAAAGAGTGGAAGTCCGTAgcattttcattctcttttttctttttcaacgcATTGTCAAACTGGTCGACAAATTCTTTCAGGTTGGTCTTAGCATGAACATACCCGTCAAAAAAGGCATTTATGCTCTCACTCCACtgcgttgtactcattccaaccCAAAAGTAGTCTTTCAAGAATGTTGGAACCCAATACTGCCGCTCAGCGTATAGACTTTGCAACCACGCATTTTCATGCAAATCGTACGTGTAATTAACTTATCCCAGcttgtttcaaactcttcaacACTCTGACTgtcatacacacatttcatcaagTCATTTTTCATCCCAGTTTTGTAGGAACCATAAGAACCAAGCTTTTCAGGGACTTTCTTCAGTATATGCCATAGGCAAAATCTATGTCGGGTCGTTAGGAAAACAATAGTAATGTCATTTTTCATCGCTCTATCTTGGTCAGTTATAATAGCTTTAGGagctataccatccatacactgCAACCAAGTCTGGAATAACCACACAAAGGTCTCCGTATTCTCCCGAGATATCAAGCTTGCTCCCAATAGAATTGACTGTccgtggtggtttacaccaacaaaaggTGCAAACGGCATCCCATATTTATTCGTCAGGTATGTGGTGTCAAATGTaaccacatcaccaaaatattggTAGGCTGCTCTACTACAGGGGTCGGCCCAGAAGACATTTTTCAACCTCCCATCatcatctaaatccatcaatACAAAGAACCTAGGATTTTTGTACTGCATCCTACAAAAATATTCTCGCAGCGCACCAGCTCCACCTGCACCAAGTCGTAAATGTC
This genomic interval from Carya illinoinensis cultivar Pawnee chromosome 2, C.illinoinensisPawnee_v1, whole genome shotgun sequence contains the following:
- the LOC122301614 gene encoding protein FAR1-RELATED SEQUENCE 5-like, giving the protein MSTTQWSESINAFFDGYVHAKTNLKEFVDQFDNALKKKKENENATDFHSFSVTTPCISRSPIEKRFQDLYMNSKFKEVQQQVTGMINMNPKLHTSDGAVLTYMVKDKVHVAEYAKLVTYFVDFSEEDSKAKCSCGLFQMRGILCRHILALFRCNEITTLPDSYILDRWRKDIKRRYTLIHSSYDGGEKQADSNRYSELLNICYQMITLAAGSKEHTQDAKAKLYGMIDFYGTNQEPPSMTQTGSNMHCTTGDAITVGGSE
- the LOC122301616 gene encoding protein FAR1-RELATED SEQUENCE 5-like, whose protein sequence is MVIMESILGKLKHYVHPLQLMKLGRIDQILKKLMIVVPGHVRMLMSMARNRTFNVANPRLTGKTECKAKINALNSYGKLQLTTVHNVHNHGLSPKKSRFFRCNREVSEAVKRVLDTNDQAGVRLNKSFGSLVVGAGGFENLPFLEKDCRNYIDKARHLRLGAGGAGALREYFCRMQYKNPRFFVLMDLDDDGRLKNVFWADPCSRAAYQYFGDVVTFDTTYLTNKYGMPFAPFVGVNHHGQSILLGASLISRENTETFVWLFQTWLQCMDGIAPKAIITDQDRAMKNDITIVFLTTRHRFCLWHILKKVPEKLGSYGSYKTGMKNDLMKCVYDSQSVEEFETSWDKLITRTICMKMRGCKVYTLSGSIGFQHS